From the genome of Streptomyces sp. JH34:
ACTGCCCGTCAGAAGTCGCCCGTAACCGCGAGGCCGTCGGCTACCCACCCGTAAACATGTGGCATTGGTCACATGCCCCTCGAACGTGCCCTTCCGGGGCCCTCGTGACTGTGCCTGGAGAGCCCTGTGGCCATAGGTTGATCCGCATGGAGGAGCTGGACCGTCAGATCGTGGAGTTGCTCGTCAAGGACGGGCGGATGAGCTACACCGACCTGGGCAAGGCCACGGGCCTTTCCACGTCGGCCGTACATCAGCGGGTCCGCCGGCTGGAGCAGCGCGGGGTGATCCGGGGCTATGCCGCGGTCGTCGACCCCGAGGCCGTCGGCCTGCCCCTCACCGCGTTCATCTCGGTGAAACCCTTCGACCCGAGCGCACCCGACGACATCGCCGAACGGCTCGCCGGTGTGCCGGAGCTGGAGGCGTGCCACAGCGTCGCGGGCGACGAGAACTACATCCTCAAGGTGCGGGTCGCCAGTCCCCTGGAGCTCGAGCACCTGCTCACCCGGATCCGGACGCTGGCCGGCGTCTCCACCCGTACGACCGTCGTCCTCTCCACGCCGTACGAGGCCCGGCCGCCGCGCATCTGAGGCGTCCCGCCCGGCGCCGGGGAGGGGGCCGGGGGAGGGGCCGGTCCCGGCAGGCGCGAGACTGGTCCCATGACCGAGAGCGCCGCCCCCCAGAGCGAACACCGCACCGTGCTGCTGCGCGGTGGAGACGTCCACAGCCCCGCCGATCCGTTCGCCACCGCGATGGTCGTCGAACGCGGCCATGTCGCCTGGGTGGGGTCGGAGGGGGCCGCCGACGCCTTCGCGAGCGGTGTCGACGTGGTGATCGACTTGGAGGGGGCCCTGGTCACCCCCGCTTTCACCGACTCCCACGTCCACACCACGTCGACCGGACTGGCCCTCACCGGGCTGGACCTCTCCGGGGCGCGCACGCTTCCCGAGGCCCTCGGGCTCGTGCGCGCGTTCGCGAACGGCCGGACGGACGGCGGGGTGATCCTCGGTCACGGCTGGGACGCGGCCCGCTGGCCCGAACAGCGTCCCCCGTCGCGCCGCGAGCTCGACGAGGCGGCCGGAGGCAGGCCCCTCTACCTGCCCCGGGTGGACGTCCACTCGGCCGTCGTGACCACGGCGCTCCTCGACCTGGTCCCGGGCGTCACCGGGATGGCCGGCTACCACCCCGACGCCGCCCTGACCGGCGACGCCCACCACGCGGTGCGTGCGGCGGCCCACGGCGCGGTCACCCCGGCGCAGAGGGCCCGGGCCCAGCGTGCCGCGCTCGCGCACGCCGCCTCGCTGGGGATCGGCACCGTGCACGAGTGCGCGGGCCCCGAGATCTCGGACGAGGAGGACTTCACCGCGCTCCTGGAGCTCGCGTCCGAGCGGCCGGGGCCCCGGGTCTTCGGCTACTGGGCCGAGCCCGTCGAGGACGCGAAGGACGCCAGGCGGATCCGCGAGCTCGGCGCCGTGGGCGCGGCCGGTGACCTCTTCGTGGACGGTTCCCTGGGCTCGCACACCGCCCTCCTGCACGAGCCGTACGCGGACGCCCCGCACACCGGCAGCGCCCGGCTCGACGCCGCACGGATCGCCGCACACGTGACGGCGTGCACCGAGGCGGGACTCCAAGCCGGTTTCCACGCCATCGGCGACGCGGCGGTCTCCGCCGTGGTGGCGGGTGTCCGGACCGCCGCGGAGTCCCTCGGGCTCGCCCGGATCCGGGCCGCCAGGCACCGGGTGGAGCACGCCGAGATGCTCACCCCGGAGACCGTCGCCGCCTTCGCCGAGCTGGGTCTCACCGCCTCCGTCCAGCCCGCCTTCGACGCGGCCTGGGGCGGCGCCGACGGCATGTACGCCCGGCGCCTCGGCGTGGAGCGCGCCGCGACGCTCAACCCGTACGCCGCCCTGCTCCGCGCCGGTGTGCCCCTCGCCTTCGGCTCGGACAGCCCGGTCACCCCGCTGGACCCCTGGGGGACCGTGCGGGCCGCCGCCCATCACCGCACACCCGGGCACCGGGTCTCCGTGCGCGCCGGTTTCACCGCGCACACGCGGGGCGGCTGGCGGGCCGTCGGTCGGGACGACGGGGGCGTGCTCGTCCCGGGAGCACCGGCCGACTACGCCGTCTGGCGTACCGGCGACCTGCTGGTCCAGGCCCCCGACGACCGGGTGGCGCGCTGGTCGACCGACCCGCGCTCCGGCACCCCCGGCCTGCCCGATCTCACCCCCGGAGCCGACCTTCCGGTCTGTCTCCGCACTGTGGTGTTCGGACAAAATGTCTACGTACGGCCGAACGAGTGACGTCGCGGAATTCAGTACCGCCGATCGAAGGCGCGGGGACTCCGCCCCGACCTGCCCGTCCGCAGTGCTGACCAGGCGTTTTCCGAAGAAATGGCAGGTCGGGCGACTGTTGACAGGAAGCGCCCACGGGCCGGTAGGTTCGGCCGGGTCCACCACTGGACGTCCGACCGGTCAGACCTTCACGCAGTCGTCGAACGCCGCTGGGTCATGTGGGGTGGTGTGCCGCACCGGCGCACCACCGCTGACAGCCAGGTTCAGCGCCCGCGCCTCGGGGGCGAGGGAAGGTTCCGTCCGGACGGCAGGTGAGACCCGGGTGGGGCCCGGAGGTTCAGTAGACAACGGCTCTCGGTCGACCCGCAGCCAGCGGATCCCAGGTCGGCCCGAAGGACGCCGGGCCCCCACCCGCAGTGCTGCCCTTCTGTCCGCAGTTCCACGCTTCTGTCCGCGCGGGCGTACGCCACCCCGCACCGTGTCGGAGCCGCGCCGCCCCGTGCTGGATATGGTGTGCTCCTGCGTACGGACTTTAAGGGGCAGTAGTGAACGACGGCGGTCAGAGGCAGTTCGGCCCGCTCGGCAGAGTCTTGGTGATCATTCCGACCTACAACGAGGCCGAGAACGTCAAGCTCATCGTCGCCCGGGTGCGCGCCGCCGTTCCGGAAGCGGACATCCTCGTCGCCGACGACAACAGCCCCGACGGCACCGGCAAGGTCGCCGACGAGCTGGCGGTCGGGGACAGCCACGTGCACGTCCTGCACCGCAAGGGCAAGGAAGGGCTCGGCGCCGCCTACCTGGCCGGTTTCCGCTGGGGCTCCGAGCACGGCTACGGCGTCCTGGTCGAGATGGACGCGGACGGCTCGCACCAGCCGGAGGAGCTGCCCCGCCTCCTGACCGCCCTGAAGGGCGCCGACCTGGTCCTCGGCTCGCGCTGGGTGCCCGGCGGCCGGGTGGTCAACTGGCCCCGGCACCGCGAGATGATCTCCCGCGGCGGCAGTCTCTACTCCCGGATGCTGCTGGGCCTCTCCGTCCGGGACGTCACCGGCGGTTACCGGGCCTTCCGCACCGAGACCCTGGACGGCCTCGGCCTCGAGGAGGTCGCCTCGCAGGGTTACTGCTTCCAGGTCGACCTCGCCCGGCGGGCCGTCGAGGCGGGCTACCACGTCGTCGAGGTGCCGATCACCTTCATGGAGCGCGAGATCGGTGACTCCAAGATGAGCCGCGACATCCTCGTGGAGGCTCTGTGGCGGGTCACCGGCTGGGGCATCACCGGCCGGGCCAACAAGGTGCTGGGCCGCAAGGCCCCCTGACCGGCCCGGCCGCCTCGCCGCAGGGCCCGACCGGCCCGGCGGGGCCGCGGGCATCCTCATGATCACCCCCTTACGCCGCCTGCACGCCCGTACAGGCACACTGGGGGCATGACGACCGGCACACCGCCTCCGACCCGTCCACGGCGCTCACGCGCCCGTACCCTCCTGCCGCTGGGCATCGCCGCCTGGCTGGTGCTGGAGATCTGGCTGCTGACCGTGGTGGCCGGCGCGGCCAACGGCTTCGTCGTGCTGCTGATCCTGGTCGCCGGCGCCGTGCTCGGTGCCGCGGTGATCAAGCGGGCGGGCCGGCGCGCCTTCCGCAACCTCACCGAGACCCTTCAGCGGATGCCCGGACAACCCGGCGCTCCGGCAGGACCGGCCGAGGCTCCGGCCGGCAGCAAGGGCAACGGCCTCCTGATGCTGGGGGGCCTCCTCCTGATGATCCCCGGCATCATCTCCGACGCGGCAGGGCTCCTGCTCCTGCTGCCCCCGGTCCGCACCCTGCTCGGACGCCTCGCGGAGCGCTCCCTGGACCGCCGGATGAGTTCGGCGACGCCCGGAGGGCTCTCGGACGTCTTCCAGCAGGCCCGGATCCACCGGCCGGACGGCAAGGTCGTCCAGGGTGAGGTCATCCGCGAGGACGGCGCACCCGCGCGTCCCCGTCCGGACGACGGCCCGGGCTCGGACCGACCGCCGCTGATCCCCTGAGCGCGGGTCCCGCCGCTGTCTCCTCCGGCACCGGGGAGACAGCGGCGGGACCCACCGGACACACCAAGAGCCGCGGGCCACGACACATGTGCTGTGTCGCGGCCCGCGGCTCTTGAAATGTGCGGTGTCAGCCGGTCAGGCGGACTTCCTGCTGTCCCGCGGGTGCACGGCGATGTTCATGGCACCGGAGCGGAGAACCGCCAGCCTCTCGGCCAGCACCTCTTCCAGCTCCTCGCGGGTGCGCCGCTCCATGAGCATGTCCCAGTGCGTACGCGCAGGCTTGCCCTTCTTCTCTTCGGGGCCATCCCCGTCCACCAGGAGTGCCGTGGCGCCGCACGCCTTGCACTCCCACTCCGGCGGAATTTCCGCCTCTACCGAGAACGGCATCTCAAATCGATGTCCGTTCGGGCATGCGTACTCCACCGCCTGGCGCGGGGCCAGATCGATGCCGCGGTCCGTCTCGTAGCTGGTAACCACGAGTCGCGTGCCGCGGAGAGCTCGCTCACTCATGAATCGTGCCTCCCGGGCTTGTCGCCCACAGGACAGGTGTCGCTGTCGTCGTCATCCGGTCAACGTCCGGTCGGCGGCAAAGATTCCCGTTGCCGGTCATGCGTCGCCCGTCGTGCCGCTGCTTGGTCTGGGTTGCTTACCCATCGGTGCCCGGTTTGTCACCTCTGGCCGACGTTGTCACCCAACGGTTCGACGTCTTCCTCTCGCAGTAACGGTCCTCCGGGCAGGCCAAAGGCGTACACTACCGGCCTTTCACTTCGACGTCTAAATCCGTTCCGGAACGGGATTGCCCGCGGCGGCCACCGCGGCCCGCACGGGCACCCTCGCCAGGAGGGCCGAGCCGACCGCGAAGAACAGCACCAGGGACAGGATCGCATCCCGGTAACTGCCGGTGAGCTGGTACCCGAGACCGAAGACCAGGGGCCCCAGCCAGCTGAGTCCCCGGTCGCTCATCTCGTAGGCGGAGAAGTACTCCGCCTCCTTCCCACGGGGTATCAGGTGCGAGAACAGCGACCGCGAGAGAGCCTGGCTGCCGCCCATCACGAGCCCGATCGCGGCCGCGAGGACATAGAAGAACACCGGCGCGTCGGAGGGCAGTAC
Proteins encoded in this window:
- a CDS encoding polyprenol monophosphomannose synthase — its product is MNDGGQRQFGPLGRVLVIIPTYNEAENVKLIVARVRAAVPEADILVADDNSPDGTGKVADELAVGDSHVHVLHRKGKEGLGAAYLAGFRWGSEHGYGVLVEMDADGSHQPEELPRLLTALKGADLVLGSRWVPGGRVVNWPRHREMISRGGSLYSRMLLGLSVRDVTGGYRAFRTETLDGLGLEEVASQGYCFQVDLARRAVEAGYHVVEVPITFMEREIGDSKMSRDILVEALWRVTGWGITGRANKVLGRKAP
- a CDS encoding Lrp/AsnC family transcriptional regulator — protein: MEELDRQIVELLVKDGRMSYTDLGKATGLSTSAVHQRVRRLEQRGVIRGYAAVVDPEAVGLPLTAFISVKPFDPSAPDDIAERLAGVPELEACHSVAGDENYILKVRVASPLELEHLLTRIRTLAGVSTRTTVVLSTPYEARPPRI
- a CDS encoding amidohydrolase; protein product: MTESAAPQSEHRTVLLRGGDVHSPADPFATAMVVERGHVAWVGSEGAADAFASGVDVVIDLEGALVTPAFTDSHVHTTSTGLALTGLDLSGARTLPEALGLVRAFANGRTDGGVILGHGWDAARWPEQRPPSRRELDEAAGGRPLYLPRVDVHSAVVTTALLDLVPGVTGMAGYHPDAALTGDAHHAVRAAAHGAVTPAQRARAQRAALAHAASLGIGTVHECAGPEISDEEDFTALLELASERPGPRVFGYWAEPVEDAKDARRIRELGAVGAAGDLFVDGSLGSHTALLHEPYADAPHTGSARLDAARIAAHVTACTEAGLQAGFHAIGDAAVSAVVAGVRTAAESLGLARIRAARHRVEHAEMLTPETVAAFAELGLTASVQPAFDAAWGGADGMYARRLGVERAATLNPYAALLRAGVPLAFGSDSPVTPLDPWGTVRAAAHHRTPGHRVSVRAGFTAHTRGGWRAVGRDDGGVLVPGAPADYAVWRTGDLLVQAPDDRVARWSTDPRSGTPGLPDLTPGADLPVCLRTVVFGQNVYVRPNE
- a CDS encoding RNA polymerase-binding protein RbpA — its product is MSERALRGTRLVVTSYETDRGIDLAPRQAVEYACPNGHRFEMPFSVEAEIPPEWECKACGATALLVDGDGPEEKKGKPARTHWDMLMERRTREELEEVLAERLAVLRSGAMNIAVHPRDSRKSA
- the fxsA gene encoding FxsA family membrane protein, coding for MTTGTPPPTRPRRSRARTLLPLGIAAWLVLEIWLLTVVAGAANGFVVLLILVAGAVLGAAVIKRAGRRAFRNLTETLQRMPGQPGAPAGPAEAPAGSKGNGLLMLGGLLLMIPGIISDAAGLLLLLPPVRTLLGRLAERSLDRRMSSATPGGLSDVFQQARIHRPDGKVVQGEVIREDGAPARPRPDDGPGSDRPPLIP